GCTCACGGACGCGGAGATTGCCGAGGGCGTGCGGATGATCCTGTCGACGACGCACAACCTCGTCGAGGGTGCCGGCGCCATGGGCGTCATGGCGGCGATGAAACTGCGCGATCGCCTAACGGGCAAGGGCGTCGCGGTGGCGTTCTGCGGCGGCAATCTCGATTCCGCGGTGCTGAGAAAAATTCTGAATCGAGAGATGTGACCGCATGGAGGGCCGGGGCCGCCGCCCCGACCCGCCTTCGCTGCGCGCGGCGAAGACTCGGGGCACCTCACCGCCGGCGTCGTACGCGACGACGTGGCCCTGCACTAAGGGGAACGCCAAAGGCCGAAAAGTTACTAGTCCGTAAACGAAGTGCGGCCCACGCGCGCGTTTCTGTCGAGCGAAACGGCGTTCGTGTCGTATGAAGCCGCGGTCGTGTCATGTAAAGCGTCGGTCGTGTCGTATGAAGCCACGGTCGTGTCATGCGAAGCGACGGTCGTGTCGTATGAAGCCACGGTCGTGTCATGCGAAGCCGCGGTCGTGTCATGCGAAGCCACGGTCGTGTCGTGAACTGCGGCCGTCGCCTGCAAAAAGAATCAGGGTGACTACCAACATTGTCGCGGTCGCCTCATGCATGGGCGCGGTCGTGTCACACATTGCCGCGGTGCACTCGCTCTGAGCCGACGTCGCCTTCAGTTTTGCGCGCGTCGCCTAACGAAGTGTTCCGGTCGCGCTCTATTTTGTCGCGGGCGCCTCACGATTTGGTAGCGACCGCTACCTATGCGGCACCGGCGCGCGAGTTTTTGCCGCGGTCGCGTTCAGAGTTGGACCGGTCGCCTTTCGATGTGGAACGTTTGCCTTTTTTGGCGGACAGGCGGCGCGGGCTCTTGGCGGAGTAGCGCTCGATCAGCTCCTCGACGAGATCGTAGCAGTACGGACGATCGAGGTCGGTGGAACTGTCGACAAGCGTTTTCATCGAGTCGCGCAGCGAGCGGTATGCGGCCTGGAGATGATTGTCGTAGGTGTGCACGCTGATGCCGTGTCGTGCCGCGACCTCGGCCCGTTTTCGGTGCTCGAAGAAGGTTTCCTCAGTGATCTCACCCTGCGTTTGCGATAGGTCGTCGATATGATAGCGAAGGATCTGATGGAGCTCGTCGACGTCGCATGCCGCCACCATGCGCTTCATCTCTGTTGCCTACTTCCGAACAGGTGATCCACCAGCGCGTGCAGCGCTGCCGCCATCTCGTCTCCGGCCTCGATCGCGACCTCGGGAGAGGGAGCCTGACCCTCTCTCCACCAACGCTTCGGATCTCCCCTCAGAGCCCCGAGCAGTGTCGCCCCGAGCACGCCCCCACGAGGGAGGGGCGGAGGAAGCTCGACGGCATAGCTGTGGGCGCAGCCGATCTCACCATATACAAAGTCGATACAGCTCCCGCCCATCGGGACCTCTGTGAGTGCAGCGGCTTGGGCTCGGTATTCGGAGCGTCCCGCGAGTCGGTTCGCGGCTGCCACGGCGGTCGCGGCGGCTGCCTTGTGCTGGGCATGATGCGGACTCGGCTCCTTCGAGTGACACCAAGGATAAAGCCATAGACGCCCGAAGCCGTGAAAGTCCACGAGGAGCTGAAGGTTCGTTAGGCTCTTCAGTTCGGAAACAAGGCTCTTCACGCAACCGGCGCTCGCGGGGCCCGAACCCATCCACCGCCGTAGCCTTCTGCCCAACAATCGACTCAAGAGAGGCGGCGCCTCGCCCCACCGGTACGGAAAATTGAGATTCGGGTTTTCTCCGTTCTCCGTCGTTTTACGGAAGCGCTCCCCGGCCCAAGTTCGTTGGTACCCGTGGGCATCCACGACGGGCAGCAGATACCAGGTGGCACGACCGCGAAGCTCGCTGCTCCGAATCAGCTCGTCCATCAGCCGAAGGACCACTGCAGGACCAATCCACTCGCACGCGTGGAGCCCTGCCTGCAACCAGATGTCGGGTCGCCCATCGTTGACGTCCGATGCCGACGCTGATCCCATCCTCAGGATTGCCAGTCCTTCGCGATGCAGCACCGACGCCTCGGGAAATTGGTTGGCCGCATCTTCCAACCGATCGACGATGGCTTCGTACGAAAGGAAAACTTCGGCGTCGTGCATTCGGAACGTCATCGCACCGAAGAGAAAGCGAGACGCGAGGGCTAGCTGACTTTCCGCGTCTTTCGCTTCAGGAAATCCATCAGAATGAACTGCCCGAGCGTCATCGTCGTCGTGAAGTACGCCTTGCCACGGCTGATCTCAGAGACGCGCTTCACGAATTCGACGAGAGAACGATCGCGAGCGAGCATGAAGGTGTTGATCATGATCCCGCTACGCCGACAGTTCGCGACCTCCCGCAATGTCTGTGCAATAACAGTCGCGTCGAGTCCAAATGAATTCTTGTAGATCTGGCCGTTCGGCATCGTCAGCGCGCTCGGCTTACCGTCGGTGATCATGATGATTTGACGCATGTCTTTCTTCTGCGCGAGGAGCAATCGTCGCGCGAGCTTCAACCCTTCCGACGTATTCGTGTGGTACGGTCCGACCTGCGCGGTGGCGAGGGCAGCGAGAGGGATTTCCTCCGCTGAGTCGTGAAAGAGAATGACCTTGAGCGAGTCGCCGGGAAACTGCGTGCGGATGAGATGCGTGAGCGCCAGCGCGACCTTCTTTGCCGGCGTGAAGCGGTCCTCGCCGTAGAGAATCATGGAGTGCGAGCAGTCCAGCATAAGGACCGTCGCGCAAGACGAGCGATACTCGGCCTGACGCACCATCAGGTCCTCGTAGTCGAGGTCGATCGGGACTTCGATCTTGCCCGTTCGCGCGAGGGAGTTCTTCAGCGTCTCGTTGACGTCGAGATTGAGGACGTCGCCGAACTCGTACGGCTTGCTGTATCCATCCGCCTCGATGCCGGTGGCGAGATACTGCGTATCGTGGCTACCGAAGCTCGATTTGCCTAACGAGCCGAGGAGTCCCCGGAGTGTCTTGTAGCCGAGGAAGTCGATGCCTTTGTCGGTGAGATTGAACTGAACGTCGCGCGCCGCGGCCTTCGCGATGCTGCCCGGACCCTCCATCGGCTGATGGCCGGCGGGCATCTGCGGTGGCGCGTCCATCGACAGGTAGCCCTCATTGATGAGACGCTGGACTAATTCGTCGAGCAGCTTGGCGAGCTTGGCCTGCCCTTCCTCGTCGCCCTCACCGCGGAGGGCCTCGAGCATTTCAGGACTGAACTGGCCGCTCTCGATGAGGGCATTGAGAATCGCCTGCTTGAGCGCCTCGACTGAGCGATCGCCGTCATCGCCAAAGTCCCACCCATAGTACGGCTGCTGATTCTTGCCGCCCGCGAATCCCGACTGGAGCAGGAAGTCGGCGAGCTTGTCGAGGAGCGACTGGAGATCGACCGCGTCGGCCATCTCCGGACTGAACTTCGTGTAGGTATGAAATCGCATCGCAGCCTCCCTCTTCAAAGCATACGCCGTTGCCGGCAGGAAGTCACGGTGCGACGAGGCAGATAGATTGCCTGTGCCAATGCTTGCCAGCTTCAACCCATTCCGGGCGCTTCGCCACCGCAATTTCCTGCTGTTCTGGTCGGGTCAGACACTCTCGCTCATCGGCACATGGATGCAGTCGATGGCCGAGGGGTGGTTGGCGTTCGAGCTGACGAGGAATGCATTCCTCGTCGGGCTCGTCGCGGCGTCGCAGGCGCTGCCCATTCTGCTGCTCTCGCTCTATGCGGGAGTGCTGGTCGATCGCGCGAACAAGTTGCGTCTCGTCACGATATGTCAGACGCTATTCGCCATCCAATCGACGTCACTCTGGGTGCTCGCCTGGACGCATCACATCACGATTCACTGGCTTGTCGCGATGGCGTCCATCAACGGGATCATCAGCTCCATCGAGATCCCGGCTCGGCAATCGCTGGTGATCGAGCTTGTCGGGCGTGACGAGCTGCCGGGTGCGATCGCGCTGAACTCCAGCGGATTCAACCTGGCGCGCATCGTCGGTCCCGCGGCCGCGGCAATCGTCATCGCCAAACTCGGGATCGCCTGGTGCTTCGGTGTGAACGCGATCAGCTATATCGCGGTATTGATCGGCCTCTTCCTCATTCGCCTTCCCGCCTGGGTTCCAATCCAGCATCGAGCATCGCCGTTCGAGGGAATCATCGAGGGTGTGCGTTTCATGCGTGGAACGCCGTCGGTGGCGGCCGTGATCGGAATCGTGACCGTGTATTCGATCCTCGGCGCGCCTTACTTGACTCTAATGCCCGTTGTCGCGGGCGACCGCCTCGGACTCGGCGCAAGTGGCTATGGCTTGCTACTCGCGTGCGTCGGCATTGGAGGCCTAACGGGCGCGCTTACGCTCGCCGCGATAGGTGATCGCCTGCCTCGGCACGTCGTCCTCAAGCGTGCGTCATACGCATTTGCGAGCTTGCTCATCCTGTTCTCCTTTGTGCGTTCGCCGGGTCTCGCCTATCCGGTCTTGCTGCTGATCGGCTTTGCGATGATTGTGAACAGCGCGCAGGCGAACGCGATTCTCCAGCATCTCGTACCCGATGAGCTGCGCGGGCGGATCATGGCCGCTTACTCGTTCATCGTAGTGGGACTTTCGCAGGTCGCGGGATCGTTTGTGGCCGGAGGAGTTGCGCGGGCGTTCGGTGTCGCTTGGGCGATCGGCAGCGGCGGAGCATTGATGCTCGCCTATGCGCTCTGGGCCTATCGGTCCTACAGCAGCGTCTTCGTCGCGAGCTCGACGACGAGCTCCGCGGCACCGTCGAGTCCAAGCCAGCCGGTGTCGATGCACACATGATAGTTGGTCACGTCGCGCCACTCGCGATTGAAGTGTCGTCGAACGTACTGCTCGCGGTTCCTGTTCATCTCGGCGACGACGCGCTCGGCGTCCTTCGGTGGGACACGGAGCCGCGTGATTGCTCCTTCGATCAGCTTCGGGCGGATGGCGTAGCAGAAGACGTGCAGTGAGTCGCCGCGATTCGCGAGCAGGCACTGCGCGCCGCGACCAACAAACACGGCTGGACCTTGATGCACGGCCTCTTCGATGACGCGACGCGTGATATCGACGACGCGCTCCTCGGTCATCATCACGGGCGCTTCGGGGATCGCCGGCATGGATTCCGGAGTCCCAAGCGACAACGTCGTCGCGAGTCGCTCGACGATCGAAGGAATACGTTCGTCGCGCGCGGTGACTTCCGCTCTCGTTAAGCCCGTTCGCTCGGCGACGGCATCAATGACGGCGTTGTCGAACAGCGCCCAGCCGAGGGTCCGCGCGACGCGCTCGGCGATCTCGGACCCGCCGGCGCCGTACAGGCGCGAAATCGTGATGAAGGGCAAGGGAGGGGTTGGAGGCTAAGGGGCAGGCGCTCGGGGAGTAGGGGCTACGGTAGTAGTCGTGGGGCTGCTGGAGCTCAGTCTCATTACGATCTTACCGGTCACTCCCTAACCAGAAAGCACCTTTTGGCGCACCTCTTCCACGACCGTAAAGCCGGACGCGGCCCACGCGGAACTCGCGCCACCACCGGGCACGTTATGCAGCCGCATCTCGGTGAGACCGCGCTCCGCGCACCAGACCTCGGCGCAGTGGACGAGTGCCTTGAGAACGCCGGCGCGCCGCCGTCGCGGACGGACGTACACCGAGGAGATGTAGCAGTAGCGATCCGGATGGAGCAAGGGTGAATTGAAGGTCTCAACGCAGCGCAGGATACCGGCAACCTCGCGATTCGCCTCCGCCAGCAACATCACTTCGTGGGGCGAGCGAAGCTGGGCGCCAAATACTTCATAGGCGCGCTCGCGCGCGTCGGCACGCAGCCGGCCATAGACGGGATGATTGCCGTTCTCGCGCAGAAGTGCCAGGCGAAGCTCGACGATCACCGGCAGGTCCGCGAAGGTGGCGCGCCTCACGGCGATGGTCGGCCGCGTTGCGCTTTGACGCACGGTCACGGCACGGGTCCGACCTAACGATTGCGTGACGCCCGCAGCGGAGGCGGCGGTCCCGTCGTCGCGCCCGGTCTCGCCCCGACGCTTCATGCCATTCCGCCCCCAAACAGATCCTGCCCGGGCCGGCGTCGCGGCTCGGGCAACGCCCGCCCGTATGCGCCGCCGTCGGAGCGTGAGATCTTCTTGCGGGCAACGAGCGCCTCGAGAACGAGCTCGCAGGCGGCGACCGACGTTGGCGCATCGTCCGCCATTGCAAGCCCGACACGCCTAACGACCGCAAGCAAGTCAGGGACGACGTCGAATCCCTTGAGCACCGCCTCCGAACGCGCATCGTCGGTCACCTGCAGCGCTCCACCTTCGTCGAACCACATCACAATCTCGTCCGTATTCACGCCGCCGGCGCGATCCTGAAACGTGGCGTCGGCGGCACGACGAATCAGCTCGCGGGCGATCGCGTTGCCGCCGACCAACTCACCTTCGTACTCCAGCTCGATCTTTCCCGTGATCGCCGGAAGCGCGGCGTAGATATCGGCCACTCGCGGTACCACCTCGGTTTCGCCGCTGGTGATCGCGCGTCGCTCGGCGTTCGAGATGACATTCTCCATCACCGTGATCGGCATCCGCTGCGAAACGCCGGAGCGCTTGTCGATGCGACGATCCGTGCGCGCCTCGAACGCGATGCGCTCGATCATCTCCGCGACGAAATCGGGAATGCGCACGGGGCGATTGTCGCGATCTGTCCACGCTTCCTGGCGCGTGATCGACATTCCGAGATCGACAGTCTCGGGGTAGTGCGTAAGGATCTCGCTGCCGATTCGGTCCTTCAGCGGCGTAATGATCTTGCCGCGCGCCGTGTAGTCCTCGGGGTTCGCAGTGAAGCACAGCTGGACTTCGAGCGGGAGACGCACCGGATATCCCTTGATCTGGACATCACCCTCCTGCATCACGTTGAACAAACCAACCTGCACCTTGCCCGCGAGGTCTGGTAGCTCGTTGAGAGCGAAAATGCCGCGGTTGGCTCGCGGGAGCATGCCGTAGTGGATCGTCAGCTCGTCGGAGAGAACGTGCCCGCCACGCGCTGCCTTGATTGGGTCCAGGTCGCCGATGAGATCAGCAATCGTGACATCCGGGGTCGCGAGCTTTTCGACGTAGCGGTTGTCGGCACCGACCCACGCAATCGGGGTCTCTTCGCCGGCCTGGTTCAGCAGATTCCGCGCGAACTTCGAGATGGGCGCGAACGGATTGTCGTTGACTTCGCTCCCGGCGACGATTGGGATCGCCTCATCGAGAAGCGTCGTCAACGCGCGAAGGATTCGCGACTTCGCCTGACCACGAAGACCAAGGAGAATGAAGTTGTGCCGCGAGAGGATCGCGTTCACGATCTGCGGCATCACGGTTTCCTCGTACCCAATCACGCCAGCAAATAGAGGCCCCCCTTTGCACAAGCGTGCCAGGAGATTTTGACGCATTTCGTCCTTCACGGAACGGAGGGCGCGCTCCGGCACACCATACGGAGAGCGCTTCAGGGCGCCGAGAGTTTCCGGGTACGACGACACGGCATTCTCCTAAGTCGGATGAAAAACGGGCTCTCTGACAATGAAGCGCTGCGGATTGGTCGAATGCAAGCTCCGTTTGTCTTCCTTCGTCCCTTCGTCGATTGCGCTCCTCGACGGCAGGGGCAGCGCACCTCAGGATGACGAGATTCTCGTTAGGTATCAATCGGCGAGACTCACCTGGACGAGATTGTCGTAGAACACCGGACCGTGGCCGAGGTCGGTCTCGCGTTGTGAGGTCGTCTGATTCGCGTTCGCCCCGTCGGCGGCGTACTTCCCCCACCAGATCGATGGTGCCCAGACAACACCTTCGCGAATGGATTCCTCGACGCGCGCGACAGCCGTGAAGGCACCACGGTCATTTCGGATGACAACGCGAGCACCAGCAGAAATCGCGCGTCGCTCGGCATCGCGGGGATGCAAAACACACTCGGGCTCGCGTGCCGCTCGTTTGAGCGCGCCGATATTCACAAACGTCGTATTGAGAAACTGATGCGCTGGCGAGGAGATCAGCGTCAACGGATATCGAGCAGCGAGCTCCGGCACGTTCTCAGGAAACTCATATGGCGGTGTGAACGACGGGAGCGGATCCAATCCCATCTGAGCCATGCGCTCCGAGTAAAACTCGCATTTTCCGCTGGGCGTCAGGAATCGGCCCTCGGCGAAGGGCAGGTACGGCGTCGGAACATTCAAACGCGCCCAACCACGCTGGAGCAGCGCATCGAGAGTAACCCCACGGAGCTTTTCGGCGTTCGTGTCGAGCGCTTGGCGAATCAACGCGAGATCGTCGTTGGCAAAGAGGGATTGATCCAGCTTCATTCGAGAGGACAGCAGGCGGAAGATCTCGCTGTTTGGTTTCGCTTCCCCCAGGGCCGCGATCGACGGTTGATTCAGCGTGACGTGATGGTGGCCGTAGGCGAAGTGGATGTCCCAATGCTCGAGCTGCGTCGTTGCCGGCAGAACGATGTCCGCCCAGTCCGCAGTATCGGTTTGGAAATGCTCGAGGACGACAGTGAAAAGATCCTCACGCGCCAGGCCCTTCAGCACCGCGTTTCGGTCAGGCGCCACCGCTGCCGGATTGGAATTGTAAACAACGAGCGCGCGCACCGGTGGACCACCGACGCCGGCGTCCGGCATTGTGAGCGCCTCGCCGAGGCGGATCATGTTTATCGTCCGAACCGGCGGTGACAGATCCGGTCGTTCGAGCGCTTGTTTATTGAATTGGAAATTTGCGCTCGTCGAAAGCTGGACGCCGCCACCGGCGCGTCGCCAGTGACCGGTAATCGCGGGCAAACAAGCGATCGTGCGCACTGCCATCCCGCCGCCGGCGTGGCGCTGCAGACCATAGTTCACGCGGATGAATGCAGCTCGTGCGCGGCCATACCGTTCGGCAAGGTCGACGATCTTCGCGGCCGGTATCCCAGTGATGCCCGCTACGCGCTCGGGCGAGTACTCGTGCGCGCGCGCTCGCAGTTGATCTTCACCAAGCGTGTGCTGCGCGAGATAGTCGCGATCCTCGAATCCTCGATCGAAGAGCACGTGCATCATCCCGAGCGCGAGCGCGGCGTCGGTACCGGGCCGGATGGGAATCCACTCGTCGCACTGCGCGGCGGTTCGCGTGCGAAGAGGATCTATGGCGATGATCGGCGCGCCGCGGCTTCGCGCTTCAAGCACGAACGGCCAGAGGTGCGGATTGGACGTCAACGTGTTCGTTCCCCACAGCAGTACCAGATCGCTCTCGGGGATTCCTTCCGCGTCCGCGCCGATGTTGGCGCCGACGCTCATCCGCATGCCAACCGTTCCTGCCATCGAACAGATCGTGCGGTCGAGCATCGACGCGCCCAGCAAATGGAAGAAGCGGCGGTCGAGGGACGATCCCTGCACGAGTCCCATCGTCCCCGCATACGAGTACGGAAGAATGGCCTGGGGACCTTCGGGCGAGCGTGCAATCCCGCTCAACCGGTCGGCTATCTCACTCAGTGCTTCGTCCCAGCCGATGCGGGCAAATCGCCCGCTTCCCTTGCGACCGACACGCCGCAAGGGATACAGCAATCGGTCGGGATGGTACGTGCGCTCGACGTATCGATTGACCTTCGTGCAGAGAAAGCCGCGGGTGAAGGGATGGTCTGGATCGCCGGCGACGCGGACTGCGCGGCCCCCTTCGACCGTGACGAGCATTGCGCACGTGTCGGGGCAGTCGTGCGGACACGCGCCGTGCACGACCGCGGTATCAGGGAGCGAAGTTGCGACTTCAGCCGACTGTGCGCTCATGGTGTTATTTTGCGCCGGAATGTTGCAAAGCTAGAGTGCACGGCCGGGAGGGGCTAGCAGGAAAGTTGTGATACGCGACATTCGGGCGGGCGAGCTGTCCGTACAAAGCCCTTGCCTAAGCGGCACTTGACGTTGCGCTCGCTCCTTGACAGCATGCCAGTGACCCGTAGCTTACACGCCGCCTGTATTGATCCGAGCATCGCCGCTGCGAGCGCGGAAACGTTTCGAAATCTTGTACCCCTCTCAGGAGATCTGCATGAAGCGCCTGGCTCTCGTCGCCGCCGTGTTCGCGGTCGCGGCTTGCGCGAAGAACGACCAAGCAAAGCAGGATTCCGCGGCTGCCGCCGCGGCTCCGGCTCCGGCCCCCGCGGCCGCCCCGGCTGCCGCTCCGGCGGACACCGGGATGAAGATGGACACGACGCACAAAATGGACACGACGAAGGCGATGGATACGTCCAAGGCGGCGTCGAAGAAGAAAGGCGCCAAAGGCGCCACGAAGAAGCCGTAAGCTTCGTACTTCGTAGGATCGTTGGTAAAAAGGGCGCGACGTCGTCGCGCCCTTTTGCATTTGCGATACGCCTAACGGCCGTGCGCCTTCCACCAGCCGAAGGCGTCTGGAATAGAGGTCTCGGGACGAAGTTGCGGATCCCATCCGAGCTCGCGGCGCGCGCGCCCGGAGCTGAATGGATTGTCACGCGTCATGAAATCGATCGAGGCAGTCGTGACGACGTTCATGCCGCCGGCCGTGACGAGTTTCACGATGCGTTTGACGATCCTGAGCCCGCTCTGCGCCAGCCAGCGAGGGATGTTCACGGAATGGACGGGGTGGTCGAGTCCAATGCCTGCGAGGCGATAGAACTCTCTCCAGGAGACGTTGAAGTCGTTCGCGAGATTGTAGACCCGGCCGCCGGCTCTCTCCAGCGTCGCGGCGCGGACTGCGCCGTCGGCAACGTGAGACGCATGGACGATGGCCATGATCGCGCCGCCGCCGCCGATGAGGGGAGCCACATGCGTTCGCAGTAGACGCGCGACGCGCGGTACGAATTGCCGGTCACGTTCGCCGAAGATGACGTCCGGACGCACGGCCGTCGCCCAGATGCGTCCTTCGGCGTGAGCCGCCATGACCAACTCCTCCGATTCACGCTTGGACCGCGCGTAATACGCATGCTCGGGAAGTGGATCGAGCGGCATTGTCTCCTCGACGCCAGTTGCGTTGCTCGATGCATAACGAGCCTGCGGTCCGTAGACGGCGACGCTGCTGAGCTGCAGCAGACGGGCGCCGCTCCGGGTGGCCGCGCCGATCGCGTTGCGTGTCCCGTCGACGTTAGGCACGCGATAGGCGTCGTAAGGATGGATGCGGCTCGGGGGCGGCGTGACGGCGGCGGCGGTATGAAAGATCACCTCACAACCGCGGGCCGCCTCGACGAACGATCGCAGGTCGAGAATGTCGCCCGGAGCGCACTCCACGCCCTGATCCTCGAGCCATGCAACAGGATCCCAACCGTTCGCGCGCCTAAGCGCTGGCCGTTGGCGGAGGATGGTGCGGACACTCCACCCGGCCGCGCGAAGGCGCTCGACGATGTGCGATCCGACGAGTCCGGTCGCCCCGGTTACGAGCGCGGTCGGCACTCCCGTTAAGCAGGGAAGGGAAGATGAGCGACATCGACACGTGTCTCGGCCTCTTCCCAACGAGCGATCAAAGACGATCCGAGCTCGACCTCGCGTCGCACCATACCGAGGGCGATGCCGCCAAGACGAGGCGACGCCGCCGTGCTGCGCACGTCCCCGACATCCTTTCCGGTCGCGTCAAAGAGCGTCGCTCCCGACGCCGGTGGTTCGGGACTCGCTGCGCGCAACCCGCGCAGGTTCTTGTTGACGTGACCGCGGAAATGGACGCGCGCCACAGTCTCTTGCCCGGTGTAGCAGCCCTTGGTGTACGAAATCGCATGCAGCTCCTCGAGATTGGCCTCCTGCGGCAAGGTCGATTCATCGATGTCTACGCCCCACTCCGGACGACCGGCCTCAACGCGCGCGATCTCCCACGTCTGCAGCCCGCCTGGCGTCGCCTTCGCCGCGAGCGCGCGCTCCCAAAGCAGCGCGTACGTCTCTGCCGGCGCAAACAACTCGAATCCTTCGATCTCGAGATCGGGAACTCGCGCGACGAGGACACGAGCGCCTTCGATGATGACTGCGGCGTGGGAATACGCCGGAAGCACGCCGAGTGCGCTGCTGCTCATACCCGTCATTTCACCGACGACGAGTCGCGCCGACGCGCCGAAGACACCGAGGTCGCGCACCGCATCACTCTCGTCCGTGTAAGGCGCGAGACGTGGATTCACGTACTTGCGCACCGTCGACATCCAACCTTCTTTCGCGCGCGGAGGCACATCGACGAGGAAAGAGCTCTCATCGCGAAAGATGCGGACGTCCGCGATGATCTTTCCTTTGGGGGTCAGCGCTGCCGCATATTGCCCCTGGCCGGGCACGATTGAGGCGACGTCGTTCGTGACGAGACCGGTGAGCATCTCGCCAGCGTTCGCGCCGGAGATGCGCATTCGGGCGCGATGCGTGCGGTCGAAGACGACTGCATAGCGTTGCAGCGCTTCGTATTCCGTCGCGACGCCGGCGTATGACAGCACCACGCTCCGACCGCTAATCTCGCCGAGCAAAGCCGTGTCAACGTGAGTCGGTATCGGATGACCGGACATGATGGAGAGATAATGGGTGCTAGGTGCTAGGTGCTAGGTGCCAGGAATCAGCATTCGCTTAGCACGGAGCACCTATCACCTCTCAGCATCGTTCAGTCCCGCGTACGCTCGGTCCAGCAGATCCACCGGATGCACCACTCGTGTCGCGCTCGATGCGCGGCGCAGCCCTGCGCCAATCTGCATCAAGCAGCCGGGATTTCCGGTGGCGACGAGAGATGCGCCGGTCGCGATGATGTTACGGAGCTTGGGAGCCAGCACCATGTTCGATGTGTCCGGCTCGACGAGATTATAGATCCCGGCGGCGCCGCAACAGTGCTCGGCGCCTTCGAGCGGGACGAGCTCCAGTTGCGGAATTGCGCGCAGGATGGCGAGCGGTGGATCGGCGATCCGTTGCGCGTGCAGCAGGTGGCATGGGGCGTCGTAGGTGGCCTTCGCGCTGACAGGCGCGCCACGCTTCGGTCCTGCCGCGACGAGCAGCTCGCTCACGTCGCGGACGCGCGACGACACACGCGCCGCTCGCTCCGCCCACTGCGAGTCCTCGGCAAGGAGATGAGCATACTCTTTCATCATCGCGCCGCATCCAGCAGCGTTGGCGCAGACGTAGTCCGTATTCGATCGCTCGAACGCCGCGATGTTCGCACAAGCGAGCTTGCGAGCGCCGCGCAGATCGCCCGCATGAGCATGCAAGGCTCCGCAGCACTGCTGGCCCGGCGCATCGACGATCGAATAGCCGTTGACCGTGAGCGTCCGCGCCGTCGCGCGGTTCGTCGGGGCGAGCAAGCCCTCCATGACGCAACCGAGTAAGAGCGCGACTGTGCCGCGTGAGCCATCGCCGAGCGCGACATAAGAAGTACGTGCGCCGTCGCTCCCGGTCGACGCGAGCATTGCCATCGCGAAGCCGAAGCGACCGGGCATGCGAGAGAGCAATGCGGGTATGCGCATCGCGCGCAGCACACGCGACATGAACATCGCGAACGTCAGCGCGACTGGTCTCTCGAACACCCAGAGAATCGCGCGCGCGGCGAACGGCAACTTGCGCTTCTCGGCGATGGTCGCGCGCGTCGCCTCGAGCAGGTGGCCGTAAGGCACACCGGAGGGACACACCGTTTCACACGCCCGGCAGCCGAGGCATCGATCGATGTGCGTTTCGAGCGACGGATCCTCGATCGCGAGGGAGCCCTCGAGCGCAGAGCGCATTAGGAGAATGCGTCCGCGAGGACTGTCATTCTCGTCTTCGAGAGTCAGATACGTCGGACAGCTTTGAAGGCAAAACCCGCAGTGCACACAGGCGTCGATGCCTGGACGCACCTTCGCGAGTGGCGTGTCAGGCAAGGCGCAGGGTGCCTTTCGAGAGGGTTGTGACGGGATCTCGCGCTCA
This genomic window from Gemmatimonadaceae bacterium contains:
- a CDS encoding M14 family metallopeptidase, which encodes MTFRMHDAEVFLSYEAIVDRLEDAANQFPEASVLHREGLAILRMGSASASDVNDGRPDIWLQAGLHACEWIGPAVVLRLMDELIRSSELRGRATWYLLPVVDAHGYQRTWAGERFRKTTENGENPNLNFPYRWGEAPPLLSRLLGRRLRRWMGSGPASAGCVKSLVSELKSLTNLQLLVDFHGFGRLWLYPWCHSKEPSPHHAQHKAAAATAVAAANRLAGRSEYRAQAAALTEVPMGGSCIDFVYGEIGCAHSYAVELPPPLPRGGVLGATLLGALRGDPKRWWREGQAPSPEVAIEAGDEMAAALHALVDHLFGSRQQR
- a CDS encoding magnesium chelatase, with the translated sequence MPQIVNAILSRHNFILLGLRGQAKSRILRALTTLLDEAIPIVAGSEVNDNPFAPISKFARNLLNQAGEETPIAWVGADNRYVEKLATPDVTIADLIGDLDPIKAARGGHVLSDELTIHYGMLPRANRGIFALNELPDLAGKVQVGLFNVMQEGDVQIKGYPVRLPLEVQLCFTANPEDYTARGKIITPLKDRIGSEILTHYPETVDLGMSITRQEAWTDRDNRPVRIPDFVAEMIERIAFEARTDRRIDKRSGVSQRMPITVMENVISNAERRAITSGETEVVPRVADIYAALPAITGKIELEYEGELVGGNAIARELIRRAADATFQDRAGGVNTDEIVMWFDEGGALQVTDDARSEAVLKGFDVVPDLLAVVRRVGLAMADDAPTSVAACELVLEALVARKKISRSDGGAYGRALPEPRRRPGQDLFGGGMA
- a CDS encoding MFS transporter — translated: MPMLASFNPFRALRHRNFLLFWSGQTLSLIGTWMQSMAEGWLAFELTRNAFLVGLVAASQALPILLLSLYAGVLVDRANKLRLVTICQTLFAIQSTSLWVLAWTHHITIHWLVAMASINGIISSIEIPARQSLVIELVGRDELPGAIALNSSGFNLARIVGPAAAAIVIAKLGIAWCFGVNAISYIAVLIGLFLIRLPAWVPIQHRASPFEGIIEGVRFMRGTPSVAAVIGIVTVYSILGAPYLTLMPVVAGDRLGLGASGYGLLLACVGIGGLTGALTLAAIGDRLPRHVVLKRASYAFASLLILFSFVRSPGLAYPVLLLIGFAMIVNSAQANAILQHLVPDELRGRIMAAYSFIVVGLSQVAGSFVAGGVARAFGVAWAIGSGGALMLAYALWAYRSYSSVFVASSTTSSAAPSSPSQPVSMHT
- a CDS encoding cytidylate kinase-like family protein is translated as MPFITISRLYGAGGSEIAERVARTLGWALFDNAVIDAVAERTGLTRAEVTARDERIPSIVERLATTLSLGTPESMPAIPEAPVMMTEERVVDITRRVIEEAVHQGPAVFVGRGAQCLLANRGDSLHVFCYAIRPKLIEGAITRLRVPPKDAERVVAEMNRNREQYVRRHFNREWRDVTNYHVCIDTGWLGLDGAAELVVELATKTLL
- a CDS encoding GNAT family N-acetyltransferase — protein: MKRRGETGRDDGTAASAAGVTQSLGRTRAVTVRQSATRPTIAVRRATFADLPVIVELRLALLRENGNHPVYGRLRADARERAYEVFGAQLRSPHEVMLLAEANREVAGILRCVETFNSPLLHPDRYCYISSVYVRPRRRRAGVLKALVHCAEVWCAERGLTEMRLHNVPGGGASSAWAASGFTVVEEVRQKVLSG
- a CDS encoding VWA domain-containing protein; the protein is MRFHTYTKFSPEMADAVDLQSLLDKLADFLLQSGFAGGKNQQPYYGWDFGDDGDRSVEALKQAILNALIESGQFSPEMLEALRGEGDEEGQAKLAKLLDELVQRLINEGYLSMDAPPQMPAGHQPMEGPGSIAKAAARDVQFNLTDKGIDFLGYKTLRGLLGSLGKSSFGSHDTQYLATGIEADGYSKPYEFGDVLNLDVNETLKNSLARTGKIEVPIDLDYEDLMVRQAEYRSSCATVLMLDCSHSMILYGEDRFTPAKKVALALTHLIRTQFPGDSLKVILFHDSAEEIPLAALATAQVGPYHTNTSEGLKLARRLLLAQKKDMRQIIMITDGKPSALTMPNGQIYKNSFGLDATVIAQTLREVANCRRSGIMINTFMLARDRSLVEFVKRVSEISRGKAYFTTTMTLGQFILMDFLKRKTRKVS